The following is a genomic window from Chryseobacterium sp. StRB126.
GAATTCCAGATGAAGTTCTCAGGACATGGCTGGGTACTGATTCAGCCTTATGAAGAGGTATATTATATGGAAAAATAATCTGTAAATCACTATCTTTGAAGTAAGTAATTCAGTTCATGACGCTTAAAATATGAACCTATGAAAAATATATTCTTGGGACTATTCTTAATGATAATCAGTATAGTCCATTCACAAGTGCAGAAAGTAGAGCAAGTAATCGACTCCTGTGTAAAGAAAGATAATTTCAATGGCTCTGTTTTAATAGCTCATAACGGAAAAACTGAATTACTTACTTATAAAGGTTTATCTAACAGGCATTACAACATTGCCTTTTCTGATGAAACCAGATTTCATATTTTCTCGCTCACCAAAACCTTTACGGCTGTATTGATTATGCAACTTTATGAGAAAGGAAAGATTGATTTAGATGCCACTATTTCCACCTATTATCCGGAATACAAAGGAGAAGCTGCCAAAAAGGCTACGATCAGAAACCTGCTCACCTATAGCAGCGGCAGAGACAACAAGGATATCAATTCACCGGAACTTATTCATCAGGCTTATGACAATACTATCTGGAATCTAGATGATTTTATCACCACTTTTCTTTCTGAGAAACTAGTTAATAAGCCTGGAACAAAGTTTAGCTATAACAATGGTGATTTTATACTGCTAGGCAAAATTATTGAGAAAATATATCACAAATCTTTTGAGGAAGTTCTCAAAGAACAAATACTGGTTCCGCTTAAAATGGAGAATACAGGTTTCCTTCATCACCATGATATCATTCAAAATATAGATGAAGGATATTCAGCTGATGCCACGGATCCATTTACTCTTCATACGCCTACCAACACTTATATTGATAATTTTTATTCTGCAGGAGCTATGTATTCTACTCCTAAAGACTTATTAATCTTTGACCAAGCAATATTTAACAGCGTTTTAATTACAAAAAAGACGTTGGCTACCATGCTTACTGCTGATCCAAAACTGGAAGACACAGCATTAGGTTTTTGGGTATATCCTAAAAAATTCGGTTCTATCAATACCCTATTTGCAGAACGTCAGGGGGAAGGTTATGGTCATAGTGCCAATTGGGTTCATTTAGTTGATAAGGATCTTAGTATCATCATTCTATCCAATACCAAAAGTATTCAATACTTAAACAAAATGAGAGAAAGACTAATCAGGGCTTACTATGGACAGTGATTGTTTTTCAATTTAGACTTGAGATGCAGAGATTAGAGATATTCAATGTCAATAGCAATTTTGCATTGCAAGTGAATGGAGGGTTTTGGAAGTTTTATTAATCTAAAGTTCTTTAGGATTTAGGTTTTGCTCTGGTTTTTAGCCTCCCCGTCAAAAATTCTTCGAATTTTTGACACTCCCCAGAGGATGAGAATGGTCATCCTTTGAGATGGCAGTCATTGCAGAAGCTATGATACCTTATACAAAGCATCATACAATCATATCCTAATAACAGCAATATTCTCAAATCCGAACCTCAAACCATGTATCACGCATCCCGAAACCCTCTTATTCTAATACTCTCAAACCTTCAACCTCTCAAACCCAACAACTCCGCAACTCCCACCCCACCGCAGTTTATAAAAGTTTTAATATATTTAGAAAAAAAATAAATGGACAATAGCACTTCCCGCAGAAATTTTATCAAAACAGCAGCTTTGGCAAGTTTTGGTGCATTGGTAGTACCCAATTCCTTATTTGCCTATTCAAATGATTTTAAAACAGATAAGAAAGTCCGTGTAGGCTTTATTGGTGTAGGACTTCGCGGTCAGGAACATGTAAAGCTATTGGCTAAACGCAATGATGTAGAGATTGTAGCTTTTGCAGATCCTGATAAAAGAATGCTTGCGGCTTCTCAAAAAATCTTAAAAGACAACAACAAATCGGCAGCCCAGGAGTTTTCCAATGGGGAATATGATTATCGAAACCTTTTAAAATTAAAGACAATAGACGCTGTGGTTATTGCGACTCCATGGGAATGGCATCTTCCTCAGGGAGTAGAAGCCATGCGTGCTAAAAAGATTGTAGGAATGGAAGTTTCCGGAGCAATAAAGCTTCAGGATTGCTGGGAATTTGTGAAAGTATACGAGGAAACGAAAGTTCCTATTTTCATGATGGAAAATGTATGCTACCG
Proteins encoded in this region:
- a CDS encoding serine hydrolase domain-containing protein is translated as MKNIFLGLFLMIISIVHSQVQKVEQVIDSCVKKDNFNGSVLIAHNGKTELLTYKGLSNRHYNIAFSDETRFHIFSLTKTFTAVLIMQLYEKGKIDLDATISTYYPEYKGEAAKKATIRNLLTYSSGRDNKDINSPELIHQAYDNTIWNLDDFITTFLSEKLVNKPGTKFSYNNGDFILLGKIIEKIYHKSFEEVLKEQILVPLKMENTGFLHHHDIIQNIDEGYSADATDPFTLHTPTNTYIDNFYSAGAMYSTPKDLLIFDQAIFNSVLITKKTLATMLTADPKLEDTALGFWVYPKKFGSINTLFAERQGEGYGHSANWVHLVDKDLSIIILSNTKSIQYLNKMRERLIRAYYGQ